The following are encoded together in the Bacillus sp. V2I10 genome:
- the recG gene encoding ATP-dependent DNA helicase RecG produces MNADNNLMQPVSAVKGIGAESEEILNGMGIYTVKDLIEYLPYRYEDYRLKDLAEVQHDERVTVEGKVHSEPSLAFFGKKKSRLTVRVLVGRYLISAVFFNRPYYKKKLALQSIITISGKWDKHRQTISVSEIVFGPQAKQHEIEPVYSVKEKITVKTMRKFINQALSQYASDITDMIPLQLMAAYRLPPKKEAIFTMHHPLKHEDLKHARRYFVYEEFLLFQLKMQALRKFQREQSHGIIHKIDPLQLDGFTESLPFPLTNAQQRVVSEILTDMKSNYRMNRLLQGDVGSGKTVVAAIAMYAAHLSGYQAALMVPTEILAEQHAESLAQTFSSFPVNVSLLTSSVKGKKRRELLQRVADGEIQFIVGTHALIQQDVHFAKLGLVITDEQHRFGVEQRKVLRAKGENPDVLFMTATPIPRTLAITAFGEMDVSVIDELPAGRKQIETYWVKHEMLDRILRFIHKELQEGRQAYVICPLIEESDKLDVQNAIDVHGTLVHFYKDKWNVGLMHGRLTSAEKDEVMREFSENRVQILVSTTVVEVGVNVPNATVMMIYDAERFGLSQLHQLRGRVGRGSSQSYCILLADPKSETGKERMRVMTETADGFELSEKDLELRGPGDFFGRKQSGMPEFKVADMVHDYRALETARSDAAKLVQSEAFWHSDDYRELRDYLEKTGVVDGDKLD; encoded by the coding sequence ATGAACGCGGACAATAATCTCATGCAGCCTGTCAGTGCAGTAAAGGGAATAGGGGCGGAGTCTGAAGAGATCTTAAATGGAATGGGCATTTATACAGTAAAAGACTTAATTGAATATTTGCCATATCGTTATGAAGATTATCGCCTGAAAGACTTAGCGGAAGTACAGCATGATGAACGGGTGACAGTCGAGGGGAAGGTTCATAGTGAACCTTCTCTTGCCTTTTTCGGCAAAAAGAAATCAAGGCTGACTGTTCGGGTTCTCGTTGGAAGATATTTAATCAGCGCCGTGTTTTTTAACCGCCCATATTACAAAAAGAAGCTTGCTCTGCAGTCCATCATTACCATCTCAGGGAAATGGGACAAACACCGGCAGACGATTTCCGTCAGTGAAATCGTATTTGGTCCACAGGCAAAGCAGCATGAAATTGAACCGGTGTACTCTGTTAAAGAAAAGATAACAGTCAAAACGATGAGGAAATTCATCAATCAGGCATTGAGTCAATACGCTTCAGACATAACGGATATGATTCCTCTGCAGCTGATGGCGGCCTATCGTCTGCCGCCAAAAAAAGAGGCAATTTTTACGATGCATCATCCATTGAAGCATGAGGATTTAAAGCATGCAAGAAGATATTTTGTCTATGAGGAATTCCTTCTATTTCAACTGAAAATGCAGGCTTTGCGAAAATTTCAGCGGGAGCAGTCGCATGGAATTATCCATAAGATCGATCCATTGCAATTAGACGGATTTACGGAATCACTTCCGTTTCCGCTAACAAATGCTCAGCAAAGGGTTGTCAGTGAAATTTTAACCGACATGAAGTCAAATTACCGCATGAATCGCCTCCTTCAGGGAGATGTAGGTTCAGGTAAAACCGTAGTTGCGGCCATTGCCATGTATGCGGCTCATTTATCAGGCTATCAAGCTGCCTTGATGGTGCCGACGGAAATTTTGGCAGAACAGCATGCAGAATCACTTGCGCAAACCTTCAGCAGCTTCCCTGTCAATGTCTCCTTGCTGACTAGCTCAGTGAAAGGGAAAAAAAGAAGAGAACTGCTACAGAGAGTTGCAGATGGTGAAATCCAATTTATAGTCGGAACACACGCCCTGATTCAGCAGGATGTCCATTTTGCAAAACTTGGACTTGTTATAACAGATGAACAGCATCGCTTTGGTGTTGAGCAGAGAAAAGTGCTGCGCGCTAAAGGAGAAAATCCGGATGTCCTGTTTATGACAGCTACTCCAATTCCGAGAACGCTTGCCATCACGGCATTTGGAGAAATGGATGTCTCTGTGATCGACGAACTTCCGGCTGGCCGAAAACAAATTGAAACGTATTGGGTGAAGCACGAAATGCTAGACCGCATTCTTCGTTTTATTCATAAAGAGCTGCAGGAGGGAAGACAGGCTTATGTTATCTGTCCCCTTATTGAAGAGTCGGATAAGCTTGATGTTCAGAATGCAATCGATGTTCACGGCACCCTCGTTCATTTTTATAAAGACAAATGGAATGTAGGACTGATGCATGGCAGACTGACAAGTGCTGAAAAAGATGAAGTGATGAGAGAGTTCAGTGAAAACCGGGTTCAAATTTTGGTTTCGACAACCGTTGTTGAAGTAGGAGTCAATGTACCTAACGCGACTGTTATGATGATTTATGATGCAGAGCGCTTCGGCCTTTCACAGCTCCATCAATTAAGAGGACGAGTAGGAAGAGGAAGCTCACAGTCTTACTGTATTCTGCTTGCAGATCCAAAATCAGAAACCGGCAAAGAACGCATGCGGGTTATGACAGAAACAGCGGATGGCTTTGAACTGTCAGAGAAAGATCTGGAACTCAGAGGCCCGGGAGACTTTTTTGGCAGAAAGCAAAGCGGTATGCCTGAGTTTAAAGTGGCTGATATGGTTCATGATTACCGTGCGCTTGAAACTGCCCGGAGTGATGCGGCAAAGCTCGTTCAATCCGAAGCTTTCTGGCATTCGGATGATTACAGGGAGCTCAGAGACTATCTGGAAAAAACAGGTGTTGTTGATGGTGATAAATTAGATTAA
- the sdaAA gene encoding L-serine ammonia-lyase, iron-sulfur-dependent, subunit alpha has translation MFRNVAELVELAESKGVKIAEIMIQQEMEMTGRTREQILSMMDQNLTVMEQAVEKGLAGVKSHSGLTGGDAVLMQAYIQKGNFLSGEIILDAVSKAVATNEVNAAMGTICATPTAGSAGVVPGTLFAVKAKLNPSREQMIDFLFTSGAFGFVVANNASISGAAGGCQAEVGSASGMAAAAITEMAGGTPSQAAEAMAITLKNMLGLVCDPVAGLVEVPCVKRNAMGAANAMIAADMALAGITSRIPCDEVIDAMFRIGQSMPTALKETAQGGLAATPTGRELEAKIFGISLDERGQ, from the coding sequence ATGTTTCGAAATGTAGCAGAACTAGTCGAACTTGCAGAAAGCAAGGGCGTTAAAATAGCAGAAATTATGATTCAGCAGGAAATGGAAATGACCGGAAGAACACGCGAGCAAATTTTGTCCATGATGGATCAGAATTTAACGGTAATGGAACAAGCCGTTGAAAAGGGACTTGCCGGGGTGAAATCTCATTCAGGGCTGACTGGAGGAGACGCTGTTCTCATGCAGGCCTATATTCAAAAGGGGAATTTCCTTTCTGGAGAAATTATTCTGGATGCCGTCAGTAAAGCGGTTGCCACAAACGAAGTTAATGCTGCAATGGGAACAATCTGCGCAACACCTACTGCAGGATCAGCGGGCGTTGTTCCAGGTACTCTTTTTGCTGTGAAAGCTAAATTAAATCCAAGCAGGGAACAAATGATTGATTTCTTATTTACGTCTGGTGCTTTTGGATTTGTCGTTGCAAATAATGCATCTATTTCCGGAGCTGCCGGAGGCTGTCAGGCTGAAGTCGGATCTGCTTCAGGCATGGCTGCAGCTGCCATAACGGAGATGGCAGGCGGCACACCTAGTCAGGCTGCAGAGGCAATGGCTATTACTCTGAAAAATATGCTCGGACTAGTTTGCGATCCGGTAGCCGGTTTAGTAGAAGTTCCGTGCGTAAAAAGAAATGCTATGGGTGCTGCAAATGCAATGATTGCTGCTGACATGGCTTTAGCAGGCATTACGAGCCGCATACCTTGTGATGAAGTGATCGATGCGATGTTCCGCATTGGGCAATCCATGCCGACTGCTCTTAAAGAAACAGCGCAGGGAGGACTGGCGGCAACTCCAACCGGCCGTGAACTCGAGGCGAAAATTTTTGGGATCTCGCTTGATGAACGCGGACAATAA
- the sdaAB gene encoding L-serine ammonia-lyase, iron-sulfur-dependent subunit beta, which produces MKYRSVFDIIGPIMIGPSSSHTAGAARIGRVARSLFGREPKWAAISFYGSFAKTFKGHGTDVAIIGGLLDFDTFDERIKTSLEIADQKGMKVTFTEEEAITDHPNTARVIIGDDQGQLELVGISIGGGKIEITELNGFELKLSGNHPAILVVHNDRFGAIAAVANVLAKYAINIGHMNVARKEKGKLALMTIEVDQNIDTAVLDELKTLPNILQVTKIAD; this is translated from the coding sequence ATGAAATATAGAAGTGTATTTGATATCATTGGACCCATTATGATCGGCCCGTCAAGCTCGCATACAGCAGGGGCTGCAAGAATCGGGAGAGTGGCACGGAGCCTGTTTGGAAGAGAGCCGAAGTGGGCGGCTATTTCTTTTTACGGCTCGTTTGCCAAAACGTTTAAAGGACATGGCACAGATGTAGCCATTATCGGCGGATTGCTTGATTTTGACACATTTGATGAAAGAATAAAAACATCTTTAGAGATTGCAGATCAAAAAGGAATGAAAGTAACCTTCACTGAAGAGGAAGCCATAACCGATCATCCGAATACAGCACGTGTCATCATTGGCGACGATCAAGGCCAGCTTGAGCTGGTGGGAATCTCGATCGGCGGCGGAAAAATTGAGATTACTGAACTGAACGGATTTGAATTGAAATTATCAGGAAATCATCCTGCCATATTAGTTGTTCACAATGACCGTTTTGGCGCCATTGCAGCTGTAGCGAATGTTCTGGCGAAATATGCGATTAATATTGGCCATATGAATGTAGCTCGCAAGGAAAAAGGCAAGCTTGCACTAATGACAATTGAAGTAGATCAAAACATTGATACCGCTGTACTGGATGAACTTAAAACACTGCCGAATATTCTTCAAGTAACGAAAATAGCAGATTAA
- a CDS encoding DAK2 domain-containing protein — translation MTITTLDGKRFAEMILQGAGHLSNNAKYVDALNVFPVPDGDTGTNMNLSMTSGAKEVKNNVSEHIGKVGAALSKGLLMGARGNSGVILSQLFRGFSKAIESKSAITSADFANALQAGVNTAYKAVMKPVEGTILTVAKDSAKKAIDTIEADSSISIDQLMEAILTEAKASLERTPDLLPVLKEVGVVDSGGQGLVFVYEGFLAELRGEKVSNIKVAASMTDLVSAEHHKSVASHINTEDIEFGYCTEFMVRFEDDKDAFTEEAFRQDLSEHGDSLLVIADEEIVKVHIHAEYPGQVLTYAQRYGSLINMKIENMRQQHTSLLDNVPSMPAAEPVSKKKEKQKFGIVAVTMGKGIADLFRSIGSHSVIEGGQTMNPSTEDIVQAIKDVHAENVIILPNNSNIVMAAQQAASVVDDHVIVIPSKTVPQGMAAMLAFNPLASAEDNEEIMKDALGSVKTGQITYAVRDTNIDGLDIEKGDFMGIANGKIVTKDTNQLASAKKLLEAMISEDDEILTILQGEDAADDELQELVQFIEEKYTEIDVEAHKGEQPLYSYIFSIE, via the coding sequence GTGACAATTACAACTTTGGATGGAAAACGTTTTGCGGAAATGATTTTGCAGGGAGCAGGTCACCTGTCAAACAATGCAAAATACGTTGATGCATTAAACGTTTTTCCTGTTCCGGATGGAGATACTGGAACAAATATGAACCTTTCGATGACCTCAGGTGCGAAAGAGGTTAAAAATAATGTTTCTGAACACATTGGCAAGGTCGGTGCAGCACTCTCAAAAGGCCTATTAATGGGAGCACGCGGGAATTCAGGTGTTATTTTGTCCCAGCTGTTCAGAGGCTTTTCAAAAGCGATTGAATCAAAAAGCGCGATTACAAGCGCTGATTTTGCAAACGCGCTTCAGGCTGGTGTCAACACTGCTTATAAAGCGGTTATGAAACCTGTTGAAGGTACGATTTTAACCGTTGCCAAAGACTCTGCCAAAAAAGCGATTGATACAATTGAAGCTGATTCATCGATTTCAATTGATCAATTAATGGAAGCGATTTTAACAGAAGCTAAAGCATCTTTAGAGAGAACGCCGGATTTATTGCCTGTACTTAAAGAGGTCGGAGTAGTCGACAGCGGCGGACAGGGTCTTGTATTTGTATATGAAGGTTTCCTTGCTGAGCTGAGAGGCGAAAAAGTGTCAAATATTAAGGTTGCTGCTTCGATGACTGATCTTGTGAGCGCTGAACATCATAAAAGTGTAGCTTCCCACATCAATACAGAAGACATTGAATTTGGCTACTGTACAGAATTCATGGTGCGGTTTGAAGATGACAAAGACGCTTTTACTGAGGAAGCGTTCAGACAGGATCTCAGTGAGCACGGTGATTCTTTATTAGTTATTGCTGATGAAGAAATCGTTAAAGTACATATTCACGCAGAATATCCTGGACAGGTATTAACATATGCCCAGCGTTATGGAAGCCTGATCAACATGAAAATTGAAAACATGCGCCAGCAGCATACAAGCTTGCTTGATAACGTCCCGTCTATGCCTGCTGCTGAACCTGTTTCCAAAAAGAAAGAAAAACAAAAATTCGGCATCGTTGCCGTGACAATGGGGAAAGGCATTGCTGATCTTTTCAGAAGCATCGGCTCTCATTCTGTCATTGAAGGCGGACAAACGATGAACCCAAGCACAGAGGATATTGTTCAGGCCATTAAAGATGTTCATGCAGAGAATGTCATTATCCTGCCTAACAATTCAAACATTGTCATGGCTGCTCAGCAGGCGGCTTCTGTTGTTGATGATCACGTAATCGTTATTCCTTCAAAAACAGTGCCTCAAGGAATGGCAGCAATGCTTGCCTTCAATCCTTTAGCATCTGCAGAAGACAATGAAGAAATCATGAAGGACGCTCTGGGCTCTGTCAAGACAGGTCAAATTACGTACGCTGTCCGCGATACGAATATTGACGGCCTTGATATTGAAAAGGGCGATTTTATGGGAATTGCAAATGGCAAAATTGTAACAAAGGACACAAACCAATTAGCCTCTGCGAAAAAACTTCTCGAAGCCATGATTTCAGAAGATGATGAAATTCTTACAATTCTTCAAGGTGAAGATGCTGCTGATGATGAATTGCAGGAATTGGTTCAATTCATTGAAGAAAAATATACAGAAATAGACGTAGAAGCTCATAAGGGTGAACAGCCTTTATATTCTTACATCTTTTCAATTGAATAA
- a CDS encoding Asp23/Gls24 family envelope stress response protein gives MSIEMKTKYGQIDISNEVVATVAGGAAIDCYGIVGMASKNQIKDGITEILRKENFSRGVIVRQEEDHINIDMYIIVSYGTKISEVAHNVQTKVKYTLDKTVGLAVDSVNIFVQSVRVTNP, from the coding sequence ATGTCCATTGAGATGAAAACAAAGTACGGACAAATTGACATATCCAACGAAGTCGTTGCAACGGTTGCAGGCGGTGCAGCAATTGACTGTTATGGCATTGTAGGAATGGCATCAAAAAATCAAATCAAAGACGGCATCACTGAGATCTTAAGAAAAGAAAATTTCAGCCGCGGAGTTATTGTCCGCCAAGAAGAAGATCATATCAATATTGATATGTACATTATCGTCAGCTACGGAACTAAAATCTCTGAAGTGGCTCATAATGTTCAAACGAAAGTGAAGTACACACTGGATAAAACAGTTGGACTAGCTGTTGATTCAGTCAATATTTTTGTTCAGAGTGTTCGTGTAACGAACCCGTAG
- the rpmB gene encoding 50S ribosomal protein L28, which yields MARKCVITGKKTRSGNARSHAMNASKRTWGANLQKVRILVDGKPKRVYVSARALKSGKVERV from the coding sequence ATGGCACGTAAATGCGTAATCACTGGTAAAAAAACACGTTCTGGAAACGCACGTTCTCACGCAATGAACGCTTCAAAACGTACTTGGGGTGCTAACCTTCAAAAAGTACGTATCTTAGTTGACGGCAAACCAAAACGCGTATATGTATCTGCTCGAGCTTTAAAATCTGGTAAAGTTGAGCGTGTTTAA
- the spoVM gene encoding stage V sporulation protein SpoVM has translation MKFYTIKLPKFLGGIVRAMLGSFKKD, from the coding sequence ATGAAATTTTATACGATCAAATTACCGAAGTTTTTAGGTGGCATCGTTCGGGCGATGCTGGGCTCGTTTAAAAAAGATTAA
- a CDS encoding thiamine diphosphokinase, with protein sequence MKSIYIVAGGPKKYIPSLTGYDADPVIWIGVDRGVIYLQEAGITPARAFGDFDSITDQEREDLTKSSLNIDLFPPEKDQTDTEIALEWAILQEPDEILLFGSTGGRLDHFLANTQLLAKYPNAPIKIIDHTNEITVHLPGTYKVGRQSSYPYISFLPVSGEVKGITLEGFKYPLSNCHIKLGSTLCISNELILSFGTFSFEQGILMMVRSTDE encoded by the coding sequence ATGAAATCAATTTATATTGTTGCAGGCGGACCGAAAAAGTATATACCATCCTTAACCGGATATGATGCAGATCCTGTTATCTGGATTGGTGTCGACAGGGGAGTTATCTATCTTCAGGAAGCAGGAATTACACCTGCTAGAGCATTTGGCGACTTTGATTCTATTACAGATCAAGAACGTGAGGATTTAACAAAATCGTCTCTGAATATAGACTTATTTCCGCCTGAGAAGGATCAAACAGATACGGAGATTGCTTTAGAATGGGCAATTTTGCAGGAGCCTGATGAAATACTTCTCTTTGGTTCAACCGGGGGAAGACTCGATCATTTTCTTGCCAATACGCAGCTGCTTGCAAAGTATCCGAATGCACCGATTAAGATCATTGATCATACGAATGAAATTACAGTGCATCTGCCAGGCACTTATAAAGTCGGGAGACAAAGCAGTTATCCGTATATTTCGTTTCTTCCTGTAAGCGGGGAAGTAAAAGGCATAACCCTTGAGGGCTTCAAATATCCGCTGTCAAATTGTCATATTAAGCTTGGCTCTACATTATGTATTAGTAATGAACTTATTCTTTCGTTCGGTACTTTTTCATTTGAGCAAGGCATATTAATGATGGTAAGAAGTACTGATGAATAA
- the rpe gene encoding ribulose-phosphate 3-epimerase — MIKIAPSILSADFSRLGAEIEDVERGGADYIHVDVMDGHFVPNITIGPLIVDAIRPVTKLPLDVHLMIENPDAFIGTFAKMGADIISVHAEACPHLHRTIQLIKSEGVKAGVVLNPHTPADVIKHVLDDLDLVLLMTVNPGFGGQSFIHSVLPKITEVAEMVKERGLQTEIEVDGGVNAETAKLCIEAGANVLVAGSAIYNQPDRMKAIREIRNA; from the coding sequence ATGATTAAAATTGCACCATCGATTCTTTCAGCTGATTTTTCCCGCCTTGGAGCAGAAATTGAAGATGTTGAAAGAGGGGGAGCGGATTATATTCATGTCGATGTGATGGATGGGCATTTTGTACCTAATATCACAATCGGTCCGCTGATTGTCGACGCAATCAGACCGGTGACAAAGCTCCCTTTAGATGTTCATTTAATGATTGAGAATCCTGACGCTTTCATCGGTACGTTTGCTAAAATGGGTGCGGATATCATTTCTGTTCATGCAGAAGCATGTCCGCATTTACACCGGACGATTCAGCTTATTAAGTCCGAAGGTGTAAAAGCAGGGGTTGTTCTTAATCCCCATACACCGGCAGATGTCATTAAACATGTTCTCGATGACCTTGATCTGGTTCTTCTTATGACAGTAAACCCTGGATTCGGCGGCCAATCTTTTATTCATTCTGTCCTGCCGAAAATTACGGAAGTAGCAGAAATGGTGAAGGAACGCGGGCTGCAGACGGAGATTGAAGTAGATGGCGGAGTAAATGCAGAAACAGCTAAGCTTTGCATAGAAGCAGGGGCAAATGTGCTGGTAGCAGGTTCAGCCATATACAATCAGCCGGACCGCATGAAAGCGATACGTGAAATAAGGAACGCTTAA
- the rsgA gene encoding ribosome small subunit-dependent GTPase A has product MPKGKIIKALSGFYYCLDGERTIQCRGRGVFRKNKVTPLVGDEVIYDYENEREGTIQEVLDRKNELVRPPIANVDQAILVFSAVEPDFSTVLLDRFLVLIESNDIEPIICISKTDLIEDEKQKNEILAYADDYRKMGYEVRLTSTLEADGIAELLPLLNDRISVFAGQSGVGKSSLLNVLRPELALKTSDISSHLGRGKHTTRHVELIPVGSGLVADTPGFSSLEFMNIEAEDLSYCFPEMRERSDQCKFRACTHVSEPKCAVKTSVENGEIPKYRYEHYLSFIEEIKDRKPRY; this is encoded by the coding sequence ATGCCTAAAGGCAAAATTATTAAAGCGTTAAGCGGATTCTATTATTGTCTTGACGGAGAGCGGACGATCCAGTGCCGCGGCCGCGGTGTTTTCCGTAAAAACAAAGTAACACCGCTGGTTGGAGACGAAGTCATTTACGATTATGAAAATGAACGTGAAGGCACTATACAGGAGGTACTGGACCGGAAAAACGAGCTTGTTCGTCCTCCGATTGCAAATGTTGATCAGGCGATCCTTGTTTTTTCTGCTGTTGAGCCTGATTTCAGCACAGTGCTTCTTGACCGCTTTTTAGTCCTTATTGAATCGAATGATATTGAGCCGATTATTTGCATCAGCAAAACGGATCTAATTGAAGACGAAAAACAGAAGAATGAGATTTTAGCCTATGCGGATGATTACCGCAAAATGGGATATGAAGTGAGACTGACTTCTACACTTGAGGCTGATGGCATCGCCGAACTGCTGCCATTGTTAAATGACCGCATCTCGGTATTTGCCGGCCAGTCCGGTGTTGGAAAATCATCTCTTTTAAACGTGCTTCGCCCTGAACTTGCCCTTAAAACCAGTGACATCTCCTCTCACTTGGGACGCGGAAAGCATACGACAAGGCATGTAGAGCTTATTCCAGTCGGATCCGGATTAGTAGCAGATACGCCTGGCTTTAGTTCACTTGAATTCATGAATATTGAAGCAGAAGATCTGTCTTATTGTTTTCCGGAAATGAGAGAAAGAAGCGATCAATGCAAATTCAGAGCCTGCACACATGTGTCAGAACCAAAATGCGCGGTTAAGACTTCAGTGGAAAATGGGGAAATCCCGAAATACCGGTATGAGCATTATTTGAGCTTTATTGAAGAAATTAAGGATAGAAAGCCGAGGTACTAA
- the pknB gene encoding Stk1 family PASTA domain-containing Ser/Thr kinase, which produces MLIGKRLSGRYKILRVIGGGGMANVYLARDMILDRDVAMKVLRFDFSNDDEFIKRFRREAQSATSLAHPNIVSIFDVGEEDGIYYIVMEYVEGNTLKQYIQQYAPLHPREALNIMEQIVSAIAHAHENHIVHRDIKPHNILIDPHGNVKVTDFGIAMALSSTTITQTNSVLGSVHYLSPEQARGGMANKKSDIYSLGIVLFELLTGRLPFDGESAISIALKHLQSETPSAKRWNATIPQSVENIILKAMAKDTFHRYESAEEMEEDISTALKPERLNEVKFVIPEDNEATKAIPIITDSNMYEKTDDTLVRPHENIGEEASKKPLKEANKKGKKEKKKKSKAGMIILTIFLLLLVAGVAAVTIIPPLLMPKDVEVPDLTGMKYEEAVEQLIADKFVVDDPILIEDEEIQEGFVVKTKPEAGKTVKEGDTIIIYESSGKEKVELDDYVNRDINRVRDLLERKGFTNIKVEEEFNETAAGTILEQDPEPGVEVIPGEDELVLTVSKGPEEFELQDLTGYSEEALNAYIEENNLELVRKDVYSDTVSKGEVISQSPAPSEKVLPGDTLEATISLGPEPIPIQKVKKTIEIPYPPELAGQPADVSINIDDAEHSISDVYDKFTTTETTSREIEFSIAPDEKAFYQVIIDNRVVKSEIIPYPE; this is translated from the coding sequence GTGTTAATTGGCAAGCGATTAAGCGGCAGATATAAAATTCTTCGGGTAATTGGCGGCGGAGGAATGGCGAACGTATATTTGGCGCGGGATATGATTTTAGATCGCGATGTTGCAATGAAAGTCTTAAGATTTGATTTTTCAAATGACGATGAGTTTATTAAGCGATTCAGACGTGAGGCGCAATCAGCAACAAGCCTTGCACATCCGAATATTGTCAGTATATTTGATGTTGGGGAAGAAGACGGCATCTACTATATCGTCATGGAATACGTTGAAGGCAATACGTTAAAACAATACATACAGCAATATGCACCGCTGCATCCCAGAGAAGCCTTAAATATAATGGAGCAAATTGTATCAGCGATCGCACACGCCCATGAAAATCATATCGTTCATCGTGATATAAAGCCGCATAACATTTTGATTGATCCGCATGGAAATGTGAAGGTAACCGATTTTGGCATCGCAATGGCATTAAGCTCCACTACGATTACCCAGACAAATTCTGTGCTCGGCTCTGTACATTATTTATCGCCTGAGCAGGCTCGCGGAGGAATGGCGAATAAAAAATCAGATATTTATTCCCTGGGGATTGTTCTTTTTGAGCTGCTGACTGGCAGACTCCCTTTTGACGGTGAATCTGCCATTTCAATTGCGCTAAAACATCTGCAGTCTGAAACACCTTCAGCTAAACGGTGGAATGCTACGATTCCGCAGAGTGTTGAGAATATTATTTTAAAAGCAATGGCAAAGGATACCTTTCACAGATATGAATCTGCAGAAGAAATGGAAGAAGATATTTCAACAGCGCTTAAACCAGAGCGTCTAAATGAAGTGAAATTCGTTATTCCGGAAGATAATGAAGCAACAAAAGCGATTCCGATCATCACGGATTCAAATATGTATGAAAAAACCGATGACACCCTTGTCCGCCCTCATGAGAATATTGGTGAAGAAGCATCAAAGAAGCCCTTAAAAGAAGCAAATAAAAAAGGCAAAAAAGAGAAAAAGAAAAAAAGCAAAGCCGGCATGATCATACTGACAATCTTTCTTCTGCTTTTGGTAGCTGGTGTTGCCGCGGTAACGATTATCCCTCCACTGCTTATGCCAAAGGATGTTGAGGTACCTGATTTAACGGGAATGAAGTATGAAGAAGCAGTTGAACAGCTGATTGCTGATAAGTTTGTTGTGGATGATCCAATTCTTATAGAAGATGAAGAAATTCAGGAAGGCTTTGTTGTTAAAACAAAACCGGAAGCAGGCAAAACGGTAAAAGAAGGAGATACAATCATCATTTATGAAAGCTCAGGCAAAGAGAAGGTCGAGCTGGATGATTATGTTAACCGTGATATTAACCGTGTCCGTGATCTTCTTGAAAGAAAAGGGTTTACCAATATTAAAGTGGAAGAAGAATTTAATGAAACAGCTGCGGGAACGATTTTAGAACAGGATCCCGAACCTGGAGTGGAGGTTATCCCAGGAGAAGATGAACTGGTCTTAACGGTGAGCAAGGGACCTGAGGAGTTTGAGCTTCAGGATTTAACAGGCTATTCAGAGGAAGCATTAAATGCTTATATTGAAGAAAATAATCTGGAATTGGTCAGGAAAGATGTTTATTCAGACACGGTCAGCAAAGGAGAAGTCATCTCTCAATCTCCTGCACCATCTGAAAAAGTACTCCCTGGAGATACGCTTGAAGCGACAATATCGCTTGGTCCGGAACCAATACCAATTCAAAAAGTGAAGAAAACGATTGAAATTCCTTATCCGCCAGAGCTTGCAGGACAGCCAGCTGATGTCAGTATTAACATAGATGATGCAGAGCATTCTATTTCAGATGTGTATGATAAGTTTACGACCACTGAAACGACTTCACGTGAAATAGAATTTTCGATTGCTCCTGATGAGAAAGCTTTTTATCAGGTTATCATCGACAATAGGGTAGTGAAATCTGAAATTATTCCATACCCTGAGTAA